A window of the Pseudomonadota bacterium genome harbors these coding sequences:
- the trkA gene encoding Trk system potassium transporter TrkA, with amino-acid sequence MRIMIVGAGRVGHHLSRKLSFEGQEVVLVDRDETKLRRMERDLNILPVHGSGASTKVLEEAGIDKTDLFIAVTDSDEVNLVACIISKQYNVKTRIARVRNEDFYSQGSPLTEKALGIDLLISPDLAMADEIIQLSMLPAAFDVAEFAGGQVDLLGYLVHDDNPCIGLSLQEIQQQQGKYNFIIAAIIRDEKTIIPRGKDILAPGDKIYIVVRKADIHGVESIFNIISRAPKNVFIIGGGTIGTTVAKRMEGRKIEVRVVDKDPVKCQALTEKLEHAIILNCNGLEAQDLLEEGIDRADLVIAVTDSDTTNILSSLLAKHHGAKKCITTIRRPDFIPLLGKLGIDVALSPRLAAADMILKFVRGGGSIVSVATLLGTDAEVLELKVPDLERFREVPLKSLMFPSGAIIGAVVTNRLVKIPSGETILKPEDVVIIFSSKDAIHSVESFFNND; translated from the coding sequence TTGCGAATAATGATCGTCGGGGCCGGACGTGTCGGCCACCACTTAAGCAGAAAACTTTCCTTTGAAGGCCAGGAGGTAGTTCTTGTTGATCGCGACGAGACCAAGCTCCGCAGGATGGAAAGAGATCTGAACATCCTGCCGGTGCATGGCAGCGGCGCCTCCACCAAGGTGCTCGAAGAAGCGGGCATTGACAAAACCGACCTGTTCATCGCAGTTACCGACAGCGATGAAGTGAACCTGGTTGCCTGTATTATTTCCAAGCAATATAATGTCAAGACCCGCATAGCCCGGGTCCGCAACGAAGACTTTTACTCTCAGGGCTCGCCGTTGACCGAAAAAGCCCTGGGCATCGACCTGTTGATCAGCCCCGATCTTGCCATGGCTGACGAAATCATCCAGTTGTCCATGCTGCCCGCAGCCTTTGATGTGGCGGAATTTGCCGGCGGCCAGGTGGATCTCCTGGGATATCTGGTGCACGACGACAATCCCTGCATCGGCCTGTCCCTCCAGGAAATCCAACAACAGCAGGGCAAATATAATTTTATCATCGCCGCTATCATCCGGGATGAAAAAACCATCATCCCCCGGGGCAAAGACATTCTTGCGCCCGGCGACAAGATATACATTGTGGTCCGCAAGGCTGACATCCATGGGGTGGAATCCATTTTCAATATCATCAGCCGCGCACCGAAAAATGTCTTCATTATTGGCGGCGGCACCATCGGCACAACCGTTGCCAAACGCATGGAAGGGAGAAAAATCGAGGTCCGGGTGGTGGACAAGGACCCGGTTAAATGCCAGGCACTTACGGAAAAACTCGAACATGCGATCATCCTCAACTGCAACGGCCTTGAAGCCCAGGATCTCCTTGAGGAAGGCATTGATCGCGCCGATCTGGTGATCGCGGTTACCGACAGCGACACGACAAACATCCTTTCAAGCCTCCTTGCCAAACATCATGGCGCCAAAAAATGCATCACAACAATCAGACGGCCCGACTTTATCCCGCTGCTCGGCAAGCTCGGCATTGACGTTGCCTTAAGTCCCCGACTTGCGGCGGCTGACATGATTCTTAAATTTGTCCGTGGCGGCGGCTCCATCGTTTCTGTTGCCACTCTCCTGGGAACCGATGCAGAAGTGCTTGAACTTAAAGTCCCGGACCTGGAGCGGTTCAGGGAGGTTCCCTTGAAATCTCTGATGTTCCCCAGCGGCGCCATTATCGGGGCCGTTGTCACAAACCGGCTGGTGAAAATTCCATCCGGCGAAACCATCCTGAAGCCTGAAGACGTGGTTATTATATTCTCCAGCAAAGACGCCATTCATTCTGTGGAATCCTTTTTCAATAACGACTGA
- a CDS encoding zinc ribbon domain-containing protein: MPVYEYEHIEDGCSYGKRFELTQSMYSAKFEKCPECGQAVKRLISMVAISTPKTNSDLKNQGFTKLVKRDNGIYENVTATGKESRYFETSKPETMPNLKSKIGD, from the coding sequence ATGCCGGTATACGAATATGAACATATCGAGGACGGTTGCAGTTATGGGAAAAGGTTTGAGCTGACCCAATCCATGTATTCGGCAAAATTTGAAAAATGCCCGGAGTGCGGCCAGGCGGTCAAACGCCTGATTTCCATGGTGGCGATCAGCACCCCGAAGACCAACAGCGATCTCAAGAATCAGGGATTTACCAAACTCGTCAAAAGGGACAACGGCATCTATGAAAATGTCACCGCTACCGGCAAGGAAAGCCGGTATTTTGAAACGAGCAAGCCGGAGACCATGCCCAACCTCAAATCAAAAATCGGCGACTGA
- a CDS encoding methyltransferase domain-containing protein — MSHDLPEKTAKILSKIRRKYKVSLDPFKVRDISLDILQVNDIEPLLAGKDPFKDVASFPFWARLWEASIILADSIASTTPVENQTLLELGAGLGAPGLVAAAKGYKVTLSDYETHILDFQKVSAHANNLNDISFKIIDWKKPPKMARFDTIIGAEILFRDEFFQPLLNVFSQYLKPDGTIFLAHDVRRKSLARFLSLAEQDFTIATQSRKLKFDDEERTIILNRLQPRT, encoded by the coding sequence ATGAGCCACGATTTACCGGAAAAAACCGCAAAAATTCTATCAAAAATCCGAAGAAAATATAAAGTTTCCCTGGACCCGTTCAAAGTCCGGGATATCTCTCTTGATATTCTGCAGGTAAACGATATCGAACCGCTCCTCGCAGGAAAAGACCCTTTCAAGGATGTTGCAAGTTTTCCTTTCTGGGCAAGACTCTGGGAAGCTTCCATCATCCTCGCCGATAGTATTGCCTCAACAACGCCTGTTGAAAACCAGACCCTGCTCGAACTGGGCGCCGGTCTTGGCGCGCCGGGGCTGGTTGCGGCGGCAAAAGGCTACAAGGTCACCTTGAGCGATTACGAGACCCATATCCTCGATTTCCAGAAAGTAAGCGCCCATGCAAACAACCTCAATGACATTTCTTTTAAAATTATCGACTGGAAAAAACCGCCAAAAATGGCGCGATTCGATACAATTATCGGCGCAGAAATTCTCTTCCGCGATGAATTCTTTCAGCCGCTGCTCAATGTTTTTTCACAATACCTGAAACCCGACGGAACCATCTTCCTGGCCCATGACGTGCGCCGCAAAAGCCTGGCGCGATTCTTAAGCCTTGCAGAACAAGACTTCACCATTGCCACCCAGTCACGGAAACTGAAATTCGACGATGAAGAACGGACCATTATCCTCAATCGTCTGCAGCCACGCACATAA